A window of the Eremothecium cymbalariae DBVPG#7215 chromosome 5, complete sequence genome harbors these coding sequences:
- the ENO2 gene encoding phosphopyruvate hydratase ENO2 (similar to Ashbya gossypii AER294C), whose translation MAISKVHARSVYDSRGNPTVEVELTTENGLFRSIVPSGASTGIHEALELRDGDKSKWLGKGVNKAVSNVNEVIAPALISANVDVKDQKAVDDLMLSLDGTSNKNKLGANAILGVSMAIAKAAAAEKQVPLYQHLADLAGSNTEPFVLPVPFLNVLNGGSHAGGALALQEFMIAPTGAESFSEALRMGSEVYHNLKSLTKKRYGSSAGNVGDEGGVAPNIQTAEEALDLIVDSIKAAGYEGKIDIALDCASSEFFKDGKYDLDFKNPESDPSKWLSGEQLADLYHKLVEKYPIVSIEDPFAEDDWEAWSHFYKNAGVQIVADDLTVTNPVRIASAIEKKAADALLLKVNQIGSLSESIQAAKDSFDATWGVMVSHRSGETEDTFIADLVVGLRTGQIKTGAPARSERLAKLNQLLRIEEELGSKAVYAGKKFHNANKL comes from the coding sequence ATGGCTATTTCCAAGGTACATGCTAGATCCGTTTACGACTCTCGTGGTAACCCAActgttgaagttgaattGACCACTGAAAATGGATTGTTCAGATCGATTGTTCCATCCGGTGCTTCTACTGGTATCCACGAAGCTTTGGAATTGAGAGATGGTGACAAGTCTAAGTGGCTAGGAAAGGGTGTTAACAAGGCCGTTTCTAACGTCAATGAGGTTATTGCTCCAGCTTTAATCTCAGCTAATGTCGATGTGAAGGACCAAAAGGCTGTTGATGACTTGATGTTGTCTTTGGACGGTACCtcaaacaagaacaagttGGGTGCCAACGCTATCTTGGGTGTTTCTATGGCTATTGCCaaagctgctgctgccgaGAAGCAAGTTCCATTGTACCAACACTTGGCGGACTTGGCTGGTTCCAACACTGAGCCATTTGTCTTGCCAGTTCCATTCCTAAATGTGTTGAACGGTGGTTCTCATGCTGGTGGTGCTTTGGCTTTGCAAGAGTTTATGATTGCTCCAACTGGTGCCGAATCCTTCTCTGAGGCTTTGAGAATGGGTTCCGAAGTCTACCACAACTTGAAGTCTTTGACTAAGAAGAGATACGGTTCTTCTGCCGGTAATGTTGGTGACGAAGGTGGTGTTGCTCCTAACATTCAGACTGCTGAAGAAGCTTTGGACTTGATTGTCGATTCTATCAAAGCTGCTGGGTACGAAGGAAAGATTGACATTGCTTTGGACTGTGCTTCTTCTGAATTCTTCAAGGACGGTAAGTACGACTTGGACTTCAAGAACCCAGAGTCTGACCCATCCAAGTGGTTGTCTGGTGAACAATTGGCCGACCTATACCACAAGTTGGTCGAAAAGTACCCAATTGTCTCCATCGAAGACCCATTCGCTGAAGATGACTGGGAAGCTTGGTCCCACTTCTACAAGAACGCTGGTGTCCAAATCGTTGCTGATGATTTGACTGTCACCAACCCAGTCAGAATTGCATCTGCTATCGAAAAGAAGGCCGCCGACGCcttgttgttgaaggtCAACCAGATTGGTTCTTTGTCTGAATCCATCCAAGCTGCCAAGGACTCCTTCGACGCTACCTGGGGCGTTATGGTCTCCCACAGATCCGGTGAGACCGAAGACACCTTCATTGCCGACTTGGTTGTTGGTTTGAGAACTGGTCAAATCAAGACTGGTGCTCCAGCTAGATCTGAAAGATTGGCCAAGTTGAACCAGTTGTTGAGAATTGAAGAGGAATTAGGTTCCAAGGCTGTCTATGCTGGTAAGAAGTTCCACAACGCTAACAAGTTGTAA
- the CTR2 gene encoding low-affinity Cu transporter (similar to Ashbya gossypii AER293C) has translation MLYETNNLYQRENMGSNKGYDRNGHEHMMPKCTMNTAFSWNYENSCVLFPWWVIQTKSGLLFSCVMIAVFSYTYEYFRYYVHLMTKKRDHNNMDSKSLRWKRSIFYGIQIGLSFLVMLIIMSYNGFFIISVILGAVVGNFHWGSFVEDRLLNPSLVCH, from the coding sequence ATGTTATATGAAACGAACAATTTATACCAGCGAGAGAATATGGGAAGTAATAAGGGGTATGACCGTAATGGCCATGAACACATGATGCCAAAATGTACCATGAATACGGCATTTAGTTGGAACTACGAAAATAGCTGCGTTCTATTTCCTTGGTGGGTTATACAGACTAAATCTGGTTTACTCTTTAGCTGCGTTATGATAGCAGTGTTCTCTTACACGTATGAGTATTTCAGATATTACGTCCATTTGATGACTAAGAAACGGGACCACAATAACATGGATTCCAAATCGTTGCGGTGGAAACGTTCTATATTTTACGGCATTCAAATTGGACTTTCCTTTTTAGTGATGTTGATAATTATGTCTTATAATGgattcttcatcatcagtgTTATTTTGGGCGCCGTAGTCGGGAATTTCCATTGGGGTTCTTTTGTCGAAGATAGATTATTGAATCCCTCTCTAGTGTGTCACTAA